The following are encoded together in the Pseudobdellovibrionaceae bacterium genome:
- a CDS encoding aminopeptidase P family protein gives MLEFTMEIKNRLKKTKQLMEENSCLVVGSAKNHIRNKDVAHPFRQDSCFYYLTQFEEEHSIFVFRPGQVPESVLFLQKKNPVKELWEGELYGIQKAKQEGLAEEVYDIEDFFKIMPSLLSTSKKMYYSFGKNTEIDEKIKTLRGKIGHTKKGQAVQDLLDARILFNQLRAVKSETEISYLQKAADISAFGHIAIMKACKPEINERELYGVFLNTIMKHGSDREAYGAIVAGGSNATCLHYTLNNSVCKNGELLTVDAGAEYNYYAGDVTRVMPINGKFSNIQKEVYGELLKIQKELISFAKINKSLKEMQDYSVDKLIDLMKNLKLLKQEKSEITEKQLYKKYYPHGVSHWLGSDVHDDGPEALHKFQKNMCITVEPGIYIPLNDESAPKELRGMGLRIEDDVVITEGKALVLSAKAPKEIAEIEALMQK, from the coding sequence GTGCTAGAATTTACCATGGAAATTAAAAATCGATTAAAAAAAACTAAGCAATTAATGGAAGAAAATTCTTGCTTAGTTGTGGGCTCTGCTAAAAATCATATTCGCAATAAAGATGTTGCACACCCCTTTAGACAAGATAGTTGTTTTTATTACTTAACGCAATTTGAAGAAGAGCATTCTATTTTTGTGTTTAGACCTGGCCAAGTTCCAGAAAGCGTTTTATTTTTACAGAAAAAAAACCCTGTTAAAGAACTTTGGGAGGGGGAGCTTTACGGAATACAAAAAGCCAAACAAGAAGGTTTAGCCGAAGAAGTTTACGATATAGAAGATTTTTTTAAAATAATGCCTTCTTTGTTAAGTACCTCTAAAAAAATGTATTATAGTTTTGGAAAAAATACAGAGATAGATGAAAAAATAAAAACCCTTCGCGGAAAAATTGGTCATACAAAAAAGGGGCAAGCGGTTCAAGACCTTTTGGATGCAAGAATTTTATTTAACCAATTGCGTGCTGTAAAATCAGAAACAGAAATTAGTTATTTACAAAAAGCGGCCGACATTAGCGCCTTTGGCCATATTGCCATTATGAAAGCCTGTAAGCCAGAAATAAATGAGCGAGAGCTATATGGTGTTTTTTTAAACACAATTATGAAGCATGGTTCTGACCGAGAAGCTTATGGGGCAATTGTTGCTGGTGGAAGCAATGCCACTTGTTTGCATTATACTTTAAACAATAGTGTTTGCAAAAATGGAGAGCTATTAACTGTGGACGCGGGGGCAGAGTATAACTATTACGCAGGTGATGTTACTCGAGTAATGCCTATTAATGGAAAGTTTAGCAACATTCAAAAAGAGGTTTATGGCGAACTTTTAAAAATTCAAAAAGAATTAATTAGCTTTGCAAAAATTAATAAATCTTTAAAAGAGATGCAAGATTACTCGGTGGATAAATTAATCGACTTAATGAAAAACTTGAAATTACTTAAACAAGAAAAATCAGAAATCACAGAAAAACAATTATACAAAAAATATTATCCTCATGGAGTTAGCCATTGGTTAGGAAGTGATGTTCACGATGACGGCCCCGAAGCTTTACACAAGTTTCAAAAAAATATGTGCATCACTGTGGAGCCGGGAATATATATTCCGCTTAATGACGAATCAGCCCCTAAAGAATTAAGAGGCATGGGCTTAAGAATTGAAGACGATGTGGTTATTACCGAGGGAAAAGCTTTAGTGTTAAGTGCTAAAGCCCCTAAAGAAATAGCAGAGATTGAAGCTTTAATGCAAAAATAA